The following proteins are co-located in the Oenanthe melanoleuca isolate GR-GAL-2019-014 chromosome 4, OMel1.0, whole genome shotgun sequence genome:
- the CCNI gene encoding cyclin-I — protein sequence MKFSGPLESQRLSLLLEMAISREAQMWKAHVPKIQPNQDVAISPRQRDEVIQWLAKLKYQFHLYPETLALAISLLDRFLAAVKARPKYLNCIAISCFFLAAKTIEEDERIPVLKVLARDSFCGCSPAEIRRMEKIILDKLNWDLHMATPLDFLHIFHAVAVSSRPQLLALLPTASPSQHVAALTRQLLHCMACFQLLQFKGSMLALAIVSLELEKLLPDWLALIIELLQKAQMDSSQLIHCRELVAHHLSTAQPSLLPNSVYVYSPLQQSLVTCNRGALQRQPSSVPGPGFCQDNGRPEAPVTATAALCPRLPGPAGACKPGPAKRKVEEMEVDDFYDGIKRLYNEELAPEAAALESAGSACGADVSRQEGSVSPCPPLQPVSVM from the exons ATGAAGTTTTCAGGACCCCTGGAGAGCCAGAGGTTGTCTCTCCTTCTGGAGATGGCAATCTCTAGGGAAGCTCAAATGTGGAAAGCACATGTGCCGAAAATTCAGCCCAATCAG GATGTAGCCATTTCTCCAAGGCAGAGGGATGAGGTCATCCAGTGGCTGGCCAAGCTCAAGTACCAGTTCCACCTTTACCCAGAAACGCTCGCCCTGGCCATCAGCCTCTTGGACAGGTTTTTAGCAGCAGTGAAG GCCCGTCCCAAGTACCTGAACTGTATTGCAATCAGCTGCTTCTTCCTCGCTGCAAAGACCATTGAGGAAGATGAG AGGATTCCAGTACTGAAAGTGTTGGCTCGGGATAGCTTTTGTGGTTGTTCTCCAGCTGAGATTCGCAGAATGGAGAAGATCATCCTGGATAAACTGAACTGGGATCTTCACATGGCAACGCCACTGGATTTCCTTCATATT TTCCACGCCGTGGCGGTGTCCAGCAGGCCGCAGCTCCTGGCGCTGCTGCCCACGGCCAGCCCCTCGCAGCACGTGGCGGCGCtcaccaggcagctgctgcactgcatggcctgtttccagctgctgcagttcaAGGGCTCCATGCTGGCGCTGGCCATCgtcagcctggagctggagaagctgctccCCGACTGGCTGGCTCTCATCATCGAGCTGCTCCAGAaggcacag ATGGACAGCTCGCAGCTGATCCACTGCCGGGAGCTGGTGGCACATCACCTTTCCACTGCGCAGCCTTCTCTGCTGCCCAACTCTGTATATGTCTACAGTCccctccagcagagcctggtgaCCTGTAACAGAGGAGCGCTCCAGCGCCAGCcctcctctgtgccagggccgGGTTTCTGCCAGGACAACGGCCGGCCAGAAGCGCCCGTCACAGCTACAGCCGCGCTCTGCCCGcgcctgcccggccccgccggcgcCTGCAAGCCGGGCCCCGCCAAGCGCAAGGTGGAGGAGATGGAAGTGGACGACTTCTACGACGGCATCAAGCGCCTGTACAACGAAGAGCTGGCTCCGGAGGCGGCGGCCCTGGAGAGCGCGGGCTCCGCCTGCGGCGCCGACGTGTCGCGGCAGGAGGGCAGCGTGTCCCCGTGCCCGCCCCTGCAGCCCGTGTCTGTCATGTAg